A window of the SAR324 cluster bacterium genome harbors these coding sequences:
- a CDS encoding excalibur calcium-binding domain-containing protein — protein MTSCDEAKFYLNSCGVSSLDSDKDGTPCESLCK, from the coding sequence ATGACTTCATGTGATGAGGCTAAATTCTATCTGAACTCTTGCGGCGTTTCTTCTTTAGATAGCGACAAAGACGGGACACCTTGTGAATCTCTATGCAAATAG
- a CDS encoding site-specific integrase, whose protein sequence is MPKLRKLFTKDEKRGKYQARFHELAPPGGESPKIDLCDIEEAEYKTLSDGQKRKRTDTEFSQYLTNLYNLKLIEVKEQRHRQTKIDDRITVKDAIQLWLDNDVSDKTKKSNTNKEYTLSSNYYMEAVGDHPLEDFKPEYSLRFLSFLNKRCNSSHTILKHVRQMQRFYTWAFEEGRLIERPVKLTRPKTTLSDPQVYSQEQLDQQKTYFQKLAEESKRYRQEYLNLVRAFMVGHYGLMRSGEMCYLPLTHISLETRSIEIKEIHKDELSWSPKTTSSYRVVPICDELLEFLAQDLVSRSQFEYWYLDDGKGGRAYAGPSQLTHAVQRKNDKLGFPKGVDPIHGWRKSGITRLLSDGLPLQLVQAIAGHSNPQTTMNHYASKKELLQTALSAMNKFRRLDK, encoded by the coding sequence ATGCCCAAACTAAGAAAGCTTTTCACCAAAGACGAAAAACGGGGAAAGTATCAAGCACGATTCCATGAACTAGCCCCCCCAGGGGGAGAATCCCCAAAAATTGATCTCTGCGATATAGAAGAGGCTGAGTATAAAACCCTTTCTGATGGCCAGAAACGAAAACGCACTGACACTGAGTTCTCCCAATATCTCACCAATCTCTACAATCTCAAACTGATCGAAGTCAAAGAGCAACGTCACCGGCAAACAAAAATTGATGACAGGATAACAGTCAAGGATGCCATCCAGCTCTGGCTGGATAATGATGTCTCCGACAAAACCAAAAAATCCAATACCAACAAGGAATACACGTTAAGCTCCAATTATTACATGGAGGCCGTTGGAGATCACCCTCTTGAAGACTTCAAACCAGAATACTCGCTGCGGTTTCTCTCCTTTCTGAATAAACGCTGTAACTCGTCTCATACTATCCTAAAGCATGTCCGGCAAATGCAGCGATTTTATACCTGGGCTTTTGAAGAAGGCCGGTTGATCGAACGGCCTGTCAAATTGACCAGGCCGAAAACCACCTTGTCCGATCCCCAGGTGTATTCGCAGGAGCAACTCGACCAACAAAAAACGTATTTCCAGAAACTCGCTGAGGAATCGAAACGCTACCGTCAAGAGTATCTCAATCTCGTTCGGGCATTCATGGTTGGGCATTATGGACTCATGCGTTCAGGAGAGATGTGCTATTTACCATTGACCCACATCTCCCTCGAAACACGTTCCATTGAAATCAAGGAAATCCACAAGGACGAACTCTCCTGGTCTCCTAAAACCACATCGTCTTATCGAGTTGTTCCTATTTGTGATGAGTTGCTGGAATTTCTGGCGCAGGATTTGGTTTCCCGTTCGCAATTTGAATACTGGTACCTGGATGATGGCAAGGGCGGGCGGGCCTATGCTGGCCCCTCTCAATTGACTCATGCGGTGCAACGCAAGAACGATAAGCTTGGATTCCCCAAAGGAGTTGATCCGATCCATGGATGGCGCAAATCCGGCATTACCAGGCTCTTATCAGATGGATTGCCTCTTCAACTGGTGCAGGCCATAGCGGGACATTCAAACCCACAAACAACCATGAACCACTATGCCTCGAAAAAGGAACTGCTCCAGACTGCCTTATCAGCCATGAACAAATTTCGGAGACTGGACAAATGA